A genome region from Methylorubrum populi includes the following:
- the modB gene encoding molybdate ABC transporter permease subunit, with product MSGLADGLGLTPDEATALLLSLRVAAVATLASLVPGLAVAWLLARRRFPGHALLDGLVHLPLILPPVVTGYLLLLAFGRRGWLGGWLAEIGLVFSFRWTGAALACAVMGFPLMVRAMRLSIEAVDRRLEQAAATLGAPPPLVFLSVTLPLSLPGILAGAVLAFAKAMGEFGATITFVSNIPGETQTLPSAIYTLTQVPGGEAGALRLTLVSVAVSMLALVASEGLARRMSRRIGAGR from the coding sequence GTGAGCGGGCTCGCGGACGGGCTCGGCCTGACCCCCGACGAGGCGACGGCGCTCCTTCTCTCCCTCCGGGTCGCCGCCGTGGCGACGCTGGCGAGCCTTGTCCCCGGCTTGGCCGTGGCGTGGCTGCTGGCGCGGCGGCGTTTCCCCGGCCACGCTCTGCTCGACGGGCTCGTCCACCTGCCGCTGATCCTGCCGCCGGTGGTGACGGGCTACCTGCTGCTGCTCGCCTTCGGCCGCCGCGGATGGCTCGGCGGGTGGCTCGCCGAGATCGGCCTCGTGTTCTCGTTCCGCTGGACCGGCGCCGCGCTGGCCTGCGCGGTGATGGGCTTCCCGCTGATGGTGCGGGCGATGCGCCTGTCGATCGAGGCGGTGGACCGCCGGCTCGAACAGGCGGCGGCGACGCTGGGCGCGCCGCCGCCGCTGGTGTTCCTGAGCGTGACCCTGCCGCTCAGCCTGCCCGGGATTCTCGCCGGCGCGGTGCTCGCCTTCGCCAAGGCGATGGGCGAGTTCGGCGCGACGATCACCTTCGTCTCCAACATCCCCGGCGAGACCCAGACCCTGCCCTCGGCGATCTACACCCTGACCCAGGTGCCGGGCGGCGAGGCGGGGGCCTTGCGCCTCACCCTGGTCTCGGTCGCGGTCTCGATGCTGGCGCTCGTCGCCTCGGAAGGGCTGGCGCGGCGGATGAGCCGGCGGATCGGGGCGGGGCGGTAA
- a CDS encoding BrnA antitoxin family protein, with protein MAIDRTRRPSDPRQAAEAAFRAVTRKTPEAAPEPPRAPVAIPGARETVSLRIDRAVLEHFQKDGPGWQDRINAALKAAAGL; from the coding sequence ATGGCGATCGACCGCACCCGCCGCCCGAGCGATCCGCGCCAGGCGGCCGAGGCCGCCTTCCGGGCGGTGACGCGCAAGACGCCCGAGGCCGCGCCGGAGCCGCCCAGGGCCCCGGTGGCGATCCCGGGCGCGCGCGAGACGGTGTCGCTGCGCATCGATCGGGCGGTGCTGGAGCACTTCCAGAAGGACGGTCCCGGCTGGCAGGACCGCATCAACGCCGCCCTCAAGGCCGCCGCGGGCCTCTGA
- a CDS encoding GAF domain-containing protein has translation MFDERSQPDPQLARTEELMAAARSLDDVVAVLARTARWIAGSDGIAVVLREGDSCVYVAEDAIEPLWKGRRFPLDACVSGWAMLNDETAIVPDIGRDPRVPVAAYMAKAVRSLVMVPIGKPEPVAALGAYWCAMVLLDTATVSRLETLAAQATAAVARVRACAGLEGAAS, from the coding sequence ATGTTCGATGAGCGTTCCCAGCCCGATCCCCAACTGGCGCGGACCGAGGAGCTGATGGCGGCGGCTCGGTCCCTGGACGATGTCGTCGCCGTGCTGGCGCGGACCGCCCGATGGATCGCGGGCTCGGACGGTATCGCCGTCGTGCTGCGCGAGGGGGATTCCTGCGTCTACGTGGCCGAGGACGCGATCGAGCCGCTCTGGAAGGGGCGTCGTTTCCCGCTCGACGCGTGCGTCTCGGGCTGGGCGATGCTGAACGACGAGACCGCCATCGTGCCGGATATCGGCCGCGATCCCCGCGTCCCGGTCGCCGCCTACATGGCCAAGGCGGTGCGCAGCCTCGTGATGGTCCCGATCGGCAAGCCCGAGCCGGTCGCGGCGCTCGGCGCCTACTGGTGCGCCATGGTCCTGCTCGACACCGCCACGGTGTCCCGCCTGGAAACGCTGGCCGCCCAGGCCACGGCGGCCGTCGCGCGGGTGCGGGCCTGCGCCGGCCTGGAGGGGGCCGCGTCCTGA